From Synoicihabitans lomoniglobus, the proteins below share one genomic window:
- a CDS encoding exopolysaccharide biosynthesis polyprenyl glycosylphosphotransferase, whose translation MITYRLRGLVTAYALFTIVSASLLLLGLAELVPHLPYVDLSETVNLTPYMLAVMAGMLMGARDLSLEAQRLHRLQRLDAAMLALRQVFVVAACIFTLMFAIKDRAISRVFLGVYLTVLFGYLAWSHARIPRGLARMLFPQQRLMRTLFVGRFQALERLNDWVANREHLGIRPIGLLCDEVPTRADHLIAPPLGKIADAKRIIGGHGVQQVIMLELMEDVSAVEHLVDACQAEGTRLLIYNNYADRLAQSFVPLEEGGHQFLALQEEPLEDPINRVFKRILDICISLPVVLVVLPPLTLFVWLVQRWQAPGPVFFARPRGGQYRKSFNMFKFRSMFTAERDDQKEAQQASSGDDRIYPLGRWLRRTSLDEFPQFINVLRGEMSVVGPRPHLPRHDDEFAEQERAYRQRMLVKPGITGMAQTKGFRGEIDDPAKLSRRVYWDLHYVNHWTPSLDIVIILRTFWQVFFPPNSAY comes from the coding sequence ATGATTACCTATCGTTTACGTGGTTTGGTAACGGCTTACGCTCTGTTCACGATTGTTTCCGCCAGCCTGCTATTGCTGGGCCTGGCGGAGCTGGTGCCCCACCTGCCTTATGTGGACTTGAGTGAGACCGTGAACCTCACGCCTTACATGCTGGCCGTTATGGCGGGAATGTTGATGGGGGCCCGTGATTTGTCGCTGGAGGCTCAGCGTTTGCATCGATTGCAAAGGCTGGACGCCGCGATGTTGGCATTGCGGCAGGTATTCGTCGTTGCGGCGTGCATTTTTACTCTGATGTTCGCGATCAAGGATCGGGCGATCAGCCGGGTGTTTCTGGGAGTCTATTTGACTGTCCTCTTCGGGTATTTAGCTTGGAGTCATGCGCGAATTCCGCGGGGACTGGCGCGCATGCTTTTCCCGCAGCAGCGTTTGATGCGCACGTTGTTTGTCGGACGATTTCAGGCCTTGGAGCGCTTGAATGATTGGGTTGCGAATCGCGAACATCTCGGTATTCGACCCATCGGCCTGTTGTGCGATGAGGTTCCCACTCGGGCCGACCATCTCATTGCGCCGCCGTTGGGTAAAATTGCGGACGCCAAGCGAATTATTGGGGGACATGGCGTGCAGCAGGTGATCATGCTGGAACTCATGGAAGATGTCAGCGCGGTGGAACATTTGGTCGATGCGTGCCAAGCTGAGGGAACCCGGCTGCTGATTTACAATAACTATGCGGATCGATTGGCGCAGTCGTTCGTGCCATTGGAGGAAGGCGGACACCAATTTTTGGCTTTGCAGGAAGAGCCGCTGGAGGATCCGATCAATCGGGTATTCAAGCGGATCTTGGATATCTGCATTTCTCTTCCGGTCGTGCTCGTCGTGCTCCCGCCGCTGACGCTGTTCGTTTGGCTCGTGCAACGCTGGCAGGCACCCGGGCCGGTGTTCTTCGCCCGTCCCCGAGGCGGACAATATCGCAAGAGTTTCAACATGTTTAAATTCCGTTCCATGTTCACCGCGGAGCGGGACGATCAGAAGGAGGCCCAGCAAGCGTCCTCGGGGGACGATCGGATTTATCCGTTGGGGCGTTGGTTGCGCCGGACGAGTTTGGATGAATTTCCCCAGTTCATCAATGTGCTGCGCGGGGAGATGAGTGTGGTGGGGCCGCGGCCGCATTTACCTCGTCACGACGACGAATTTGCCGAACAGGAGCGTGCTTATCGTCAGCGCATGCTGGTTAAGCCGGGTATTACGGGGATGGCGCAGACCAAGGGATTTCGCGGCGAAATCGACGATCCGGCAAAATTGAGTCGGCGCGTGTATTGGGATTTGCACTACGTCAATCATTGGACGCCATCGCTGGATATCGTTATCATTCTGCGCACGTTCTGGCAGGTGTTTTTTCCGCCCAATTCAGCATACTAG
- a CDS encoding WcaF family extracellular polysaccharide biosynthesis acetyltransferase, whose protein sequence is MTTRVRNDHFDPSLGLERGRGKAIEILWYSVKCIFFLAALPWPSRLKSILLRCFGAKIGRGVVIKPRVNIHFPWKLVIGDHAWIGEEVFILNFERVTIRAHACVSQRAFLCTGNHDFRDPTMPFRNRPIVIGDGVWVGAQVFVAPGITLGEEAIATAGSVVVRDLPPAMVCSGNPCGPIKPRWKVNRAGRSLGLEEK, encoded by the coding sequence ATGACAACTCGGGTTCGCAATGATCATTTTGACCCAAGTTTGGGATTGGAACGGGGGCGCGGTAAGGCAATCGAGATACTTTGGTATAGTGTTAAGTGTATCTTCTTTTTGGCGGCCTTGCCGTGGCCATCGCGGCTGAAGTCGATTTTACTGAGATGCTTTGGCGCGAAGATCGGACGGGGGGTCGTGATCAAGCCTCGCGTTAATATCCACTTTCCGTGGAAATTGGTGATCGGTGATCATGCGTGGATCGGTGAGGAGGTATTTATTCTCAATTTTGAACGGGTGACCATCCGCGCTCACGCCTGTGTGTCCCAACGTGCTTTTTTATGCACGGGAAACCATGATTTCAGGGATCCTACCATGCCTTTCCGTAATCGTCCCATTGTCATCGGAGACGGGGTGTGGGTAGGCGCACAGGTTTTCGTGGCACCCGGGATTACATTGGGAGAGGAGGCCATCGCAACGGCTGGCAGCGTCGTGGTGCGGGATCTACCGCCGGCGATGGTGTGCAGTGGCAATCCATGTGGTCCGATCAAGCCGCGGTGGAAGGTTAACCGAGCGGGGCGATCCTTGGGTCTCGAAGAAAAGTAG
- a CDS encoding DUF721 domain-containing protein produces MPRRDPDHFSKLANDLIADFRGLPNDEPRRQIKRPTQSAANIIEGIVGKYGIGQGSPEQSLRDRWAELVTPTLAAYSHVVEISKSGWLVVMVTNSVAKQELSNNRRVFLPKIKAVPGCGTIKGLTFRAG; encoded by the coding sequence ATGCCCCGTCGTGATCCCGACCATTTCAGTAAACTCGCCAATGATCTCATTGCCGATTTTCGCGGATTGCCCAACGACGAACCCCGGCGGCAAATCAAGCGTCCCACGCAGTCGGCGGCCAACATCATCGAAGGCATCGTCGGCAAATACGGCATCGGCCAAGGCTCCCCTGAACAGTCTCTCCGCGACCGCTGGGCGGAGCTGGTGACACCGACGTTAGCCGCTTACTCTCACGTCGTGGAGATCAGCAAATCCGGCTGGCTCGTCGTCATGGTGACCAACTCAGTCGCCAAACAGGAACTCTCGAATAACCGCCGCGTATTCCTCCCCAAGATCAAAGCCGTCCCCGGCTGCGGCACCATCAAAGGCCTCACCTTCCGCGCCGGTTAA
- the tnpB gene encoding IS66 family insertion sequence element accessory protein TnpB (TnpB, as the term is used for proteins encoded by IS66 family insertion elements, is considered an accessory protein, since TnpC, encoded by a neighboring gene, is a DDE family transposase.) — translation MARIEAEQIYVYGGVVDLRKGANSLRTLVGRPEPEALYVFSNRSRGLLKFLVVDATGVWCGTRRLHHRRFAWPESPDGQERLTRDELAWLIAGGDVKKLRLKRTLAGQ, via the coding sequence ATGGCTCGAATCGAAGCGGAACAGATTTACGTGTATGGCGGCGTGGTGGATTTGCGCAAAGGAGCGAACAGCTTGCGGACGTTGGTGGGCCGGCCGGAGCCGGAAGCGCTTTACGTGTTTTCAAACCGGTCAAGAGGCCTGCTGAAGTTCCTCGTCGTCGATGCGACGGGTGTTTGGTGCGGCACGCGACGTCTGCATCACCGGCGGTTTGCGTGGCCGGAAAGTCCGGACGGTCAGGAGCGGCTGACGCGTGATGAACTTGCGTGGCTGATCGCGGGTGGAGACGTGAAAAAGTTACGTCTAAAGCGCACTTTGGCTGGCCAATAG
- a CDS encoding glycosyltransferase, whose product MRHLHFVQSIEPLQGGGLGRSALDLHLALLERGVVSRLLATREKRFMVEWPETVQGRRKGISKAYYSPEIAGLLGAEVRCVDVVHGHGFYTALNWMVGGAAHKLKLPLVYHPHGMLDPWILKRSRVKKRFVRWWFEDRNFRAVRCWRALTSKEADQIRAAGHKGAIEVVPNGVDPAALTPSTLPRSSRDGRKRILFLARLHPKKGAALLVEAWAKLATRFPDWEIAIHGPDEGGHAAEIAAAIKRFGLGATCQLHVGAVRDEKWTLFDAADIFVLPSYSEGFPVAVLEAAARGRPVVMTTECNFPELGTAGGAWICRPEASELGASLEAAMNASDTERRQRGEIGRKLIQQSYTWDRLAEKVDEACRLHC is encoded by the coding sequence ATGCGGCATCTGCACTTTGTTCAATCGATCGAACCTCTGCAAGGCGGGGGGTTGGGGCGATCCGCGTTGGATTTGCATTTGGCGCTGCTGGAGCGAGGGGTCGTATCAAGGCTTTTGGCCACTCGTGAGAAGCGTTTTATGGTGGAGTGGCCGGAAACGGTGCAGGGCCGCCGCAAGGGGATCTCCAAGGCCTATTATTCTCCGGAGATTGCGGGGCTTCTCGGGGCGGAGGTAAGGTGCGTGGATGTCGTGCACGGTCACGGATTCTATACGGCCCTGAACTGGATGGTCGGTGGCGCAGCCCATAAGTTAAAGCTGCCCTTGGTCTATCATCCGCATGGAATGCTCGATCCGTGGATTCTGAAGCGATCCCGGGTTAAAAAACGGTTCGTACGTTGGTGGTTTGAAGACCGTAATTTTCGCGCGGTTCGCTGTTGGCGAGCGCTCACCAGCAAGGAAGCGGATCAAATCCGCGCCGCAGGTCACAAGGGCGCGATCGAGGTCGTGCCGAATGGCGTCGACCCGGCGGCATTAACGCCATCAACGCTCCCTCGATCGTCACGGGATGGACGGAAGCGGATTTTGTTCTTGGCTCGGCTACATCCCAAAAAAGGAGCGGCGCTGCTAGTGGAGGCGTGGGCGAAATTGGCAACTCGGTTTCCGGATTGGGAAATCGCCATTCACGGTCCGGACGAGGGCGGGCACGCGGCTGAAATAGCTGCCGCCATTAAACGATTTGGATTAGGGGCAACTTGCCAACTGCATGTCGGTGCCGTGCGTGATGAAAAATGGACGCTTTTCGACGCTGCGGATATTTTCGTGCTTCCTTCCTACTCAGAGGGATTTCCGGTGGCCGTGCTGGAGGCTGCAGCGCGCGGACGTCCGGTTGTGATGACCACGGAGTGCAATTTTCCAGAATTGGGGACGGCGGGTGGAGCGTGGATTTGTCGACCGGAGGCATCGGAGCTCGGGGCGAGTTTGGAGGCGGCTATGAATGCGAGCGATACCGAACGGCGTCAAAGAGGTGAAATTGGGCGGAAGCTGATTCAGCAGTCTTACACCTGGGACCGGCTCGCGGAGAAAGTGGATGAGGCCTGTCGGTTGCATTGCTGA
- a CDS encoding O-antigen ligase family protein — MPDYPPNDAETDLKISKSSRNEQLLRDFKGDLRAPLPLHPLEIALIWVAAINVCSLPWMLGGMRAWAQFISLGLSLTAFGLALLPRQYADNYTRGNAFTLHPWRKLIRWPLFWIGVVFFAYVLIQALNPAWEYIDKGKTWTMRRIDHVDWLPAGMITPFRHMNIWRQMMIWGAPFLLACALWVGFTRRRSVITVLTAIVVNACVLAVVGVLARYTAPAKILWLVDGIRDYCFSSFIYKNHAGSFFALATGLTLSLAVHYHEQATRTRIKSNPAGLCVFFSIILLIAVLLSYSRAAIIILAIFLLLAVIYAALRVIVRGTASHAPLLIAVLLVGLMTTAFIGTKLVDIDRTVDRLSVFTEKEKFDATIKGRQYAWLAGYDMSLEHPIFGWGAGGFRFLFPKFQQSYSEIDGNIVKIGNRYSFWQHVHNDYLQLLIETGRTGLVWMATALVVALVSFLRHGGLRNLAAVSISGACMITLVHATVDFPLQNPAILVTLITSLTLALLLPRLEMRMR; from the coding sequence ATGCCGGATTACCCACCGAACGATGCGGAGACCGATTTAAAAATTTCTAAATCTTCGAGAAACGAACAGCTGCTGCGCGACTTCAAAGGCGACCTGCGCGCGCCGCTCCCGCTTCACCCGCTGGAAATCGCCTTGATCTGGGTAGCGGCAATCAACGTATGCTCACTGCCGTGGATGTTGGGCGGCATGCGTGCTTGGGCCCAATTCATTTCCCTCGGACTATCGCTCACCGCCTTCGGCCTCGCTCTTTTACCCCGCCAGTATGCCGACAACTATACCCGGGGAAATGCCTTCACACTCCACCCTTGGCGCAAACTGATCCGTTGGCCATTATTTTGGATCGGTGTGGTCTTCTTCGCCTATGTGCTGATCCAAGCGCTCAACCCCGCCTGGGAATACATCGATAAAGGCAAGACCTGGACCATGCGCCGCATCGACCATGTGGATTGGCTCCCCGCCGGCATGATCACCCCCTTCCGCCACATGAACATCTGGCGCCAGATGATGATTTGGGGTGCCCCTTTCCTCCTCGCCTGTGCGCTTTGGGTCGGCTTTACGCGCCGACGCTCCGTAATCACCGTGCTGACTGCCATTGTCGTGAATGCGTGTGTTCTCGCCGTCGTGGGAGTCCTTGCACGTTATACCGCGCCGGCAAAAATTCTTTGGCTGGTCGATGGAATTCGAGACTACTGTTTTTCTTCCTTCATTTATAAAAACCATGCCGGAAGCTTCTTCGCTCTAGCCACGGGACTGACCCTCAGCCTCGCGGTTCACTATCATGAACAGGCAACGCGAACACGAATAAAAAGCAATCCGGCAGGATTGTGCGTATTCTTTTCTATTATTCTCCTTATTGCGGTTCTATTGTCGTACTCACGGGCTGCGATAATCATTTTAGCGATTTTCCTCCTTCTCGCTGTCATATACGCCGCCTTGCGAGTCATTGTGAGAGGGACCGCGAGTCATGCGCCGCTTCTTATTGCGGTACTCCTCGTGGGATTGATGACGACTGCCTTCATCGGCACAAAACTTGTCGATATCGATCGCACGGTCGATCGTCTTAGTGTGTTCACGGAAAAAGAAAAATTCGACGCCACGATAAAGGGACGGCAATACGCGTGGCTAGCCGGCTACGATATGTCGCTCGAACATCCCATCTTTGGCTGGGGGGCAGGCGGATTCAGATTCCTCTTTCCTAAATTTCAGCAAAGCTATTCGGAAATCGATGGGAATATTGTCAAAATTGGAAATCGATATTCATTCTGGCAACATGTTCACAATGACTACTTGCAGCTATTGATAGAAACCGGGCGAACCGGCTTGGTGTGGATGGCGACCGCACTAGTGGTAGCACTGGTTTCATTCCTGCGCCATGGCGGGCTCCGAAATCTAGCGGCTGTTTCGATATCGGGTGCATGTATGATTACACTCGTTCACGCCACCGTCGATTTTCCGCTCCAAAATCCTGCCATTCTCGTCACATTGATAACATCTCTCACTCTCGCCCTACTTCTGCCTCGTCTCGAAATGCGAATGCGATGA
- a CDS encoding FtsB family cell division protein, which produces MKRLVTIVLALVFVAMAAGSTTFFLQTKAEYDQRLETERLTAERLRIAETRLREQEEMLQRLRTDPTYVELIIRRRLGYAKPNELVFRFEN; this is translated from the coding sequence GTGAAGCGACTGGTAACGATCGTATTGGCTTTGGTGTTCGTGGCGATGGCTGCGGGCTCAACGACGTTTTTCCTGCAAACCAAAGCCGAATACGACCAACGCCTGGAAACCGAACGCCTCACCGCCGAACGCCTTCGCATCGCCGAGACCCGCCTGCGCGAACAAGAGGAAATGCTGCAACGCCTCCGCACCGACCCGACCTATGTCGAGCTCATCATCCGCCGCCGCCTCGGCTACGCCAAACCCAACGAACTCGTCTTCCGCTTCGAAAATTAA
- a CDS encoding WecB/TagA/CpsF family glycosyltransferase, whose translation MATASPLTSHPTQRILGIDFFVGSMDAAVDCILEGGLVVAPSGPGLAVDLMRSSEYRQALQTADLAITDSGYMILLWRLFQRQKLPRLSGLRFLRVLLERSQLKSPGSVFWVMPSEAESVRNRTWLEEQGYPITDDDIYIAPFYGKDAINDPELLSRIETRKPQIVMMCIGGGVQERVGLFLRESLSCKPGIACLGAAIAFLTGGQTNIPPWGDKVFLGWLLRILSDPKKFGPRYWNSIRLAPILFRYREHLPPLQAKSRV comes from the coding sequence ATGGCTACCGCTTCCCCTCTCACTTCGCATCCCACCCAACGGATTCTCGGTATCGACTTTTTCGTAGGCTCGATGGACGCCGCCGTGGATTGCATTCTTGAAGGCGGACTTGTGGTAGCTCCATCCGGTCCGGGACTGGCGGTCGATCTGATGCGTTCCTCCGAGTATCGCCAGGCCCTACAAACGGCGGATCTCGCGATCACGGATTCGGGCTACATGATTCTGTTGTGGCGTCTCTTCCAGCGGCAAAAGTTACCGCGACTGTCGGGGTTGCGCTTTTTGCGGGTGTTGCTCGAACGCTCGCAGCTGAAGTCCCCCGGATCCGTTTTTTGGGTCATGCCCAGCGAGGCGGAGTCTGTCCGCAACCGGACTTGGCTCGAAGAGCAGGGTTATCCCATCACCGACGACGACATCTACATTGCCCCGTTTTATGGCAAGGACGCGATAAACGACCCGGAACTGCTCAGCCGGATTGAGACACGAAAACCGCAGATTGTTATGATGTGCATCGGCGGTGGCGTGCAGGAACGTGTAGGCCTTTTTCTCCGAGAATCCCTCTCTTGCAAACCCGGGATCGCCTGCTTGGGCGCGGCGATTGCGTTCCTGACCGGTGGCCAAACCAACATTCCGCCGTGGGGCGACAAAGTGTTCTTGGGCTGGCTGCTCCGCATCCTCTCCGATCCTAAAAAATTTGGCCCCCGCTACTGGAACTCCATCCGACTCGCGCCGATCCTCTTCCGCTACCGCGAGCACTTACCGCCCCTGCAAGCGAAGTCCAGAGTGTAA
- a CDS encoding sialate O-acetylesterase — translation MNRRIIVVIGIAALLALGFILTADLRPGIWLRDRMAGIAVEHPAGESIVQQRPGSHHVTFEGTLGLGCVGVEGFTRSSDRDEGYPARNDWTPGVTNWGKFRVELPMEVGWNSVWLRTKFRDHQTIDVSRVAVGELFIVAGQSNAAGASDALFTTESNHVRRGTLNSAGTLVWGRGDDPQTPFSGGSPWPLVGDALVDKLSRPIGFINVAEGGSSILDWNEEGRLFQRLVAALNATRPHYVRAILWAQGESDSELSSEQYRRHLSELIANVDRALERGLSVPWLVAVSTQKGNQSFHAVRRAQESVIASGAALPGPDTDSLGREFRARDGTHFNQEGTIRLASLWTTSIWENLFRETMAPEKPGAEGSPGEI, via the coding sequence ATGAATCGGCGGATCATTGTGGTCATCGGTATAGCGGCACTGCTTGCGTTAGGTTTTATTCTCACTGCGGATCTGCGGCCCGGCATCTGGCTGCGGGACCGAATGGCTGGGATTGCGGTGGAGCATCCAGCGGGTGAGTCCATTGTGCAGCAACGCCCCGGAAGTCATCACGTGACTTTCGAAGGCACTCTGGGTTTAGGTTGTGTTGGTGTAGAGGGATTTACCCGCTCATCCGATCGGGATGAAGGGTATCCGGCCCGAAACGATTGGACACCCGGCGTGACAAATTGGGGGAAGTTTCGGGTGGAACTTCCGATGGAAGTTGGCTGGAACTCTGTTTGGCTGAGGACAAAATTTAGGGATCATCAGACCATCGATGTTAGTCGGGTGGCGGTGGGAGAGCTTTTTATCGTCGCGGGACAATCTAACGCGGCGGGGGCTTCAGACGCTCTTTTTACCACCGAGTCGAATCACGTTCGAAGGGGAACCCTAAATTCCGCCGGAACCTTGGTGTGGGGACGGGGGGATGATCCCCAGACGCCGTTCTCCGGCGGATCGCCCTGGCCATTGGTAGGGGATGCGTTGGTCGATAAGCTGAGTCGCCCGATCGGTTTCATCAATGTGGCCGAAGGAGGAAGCTCCATCCTTGATTGGAATGAGGAGGGACGATTATTTCAGCGGCTGGTGGCCGCGCTGAACGCGACCCGACCGCACTACGTCCGTGCGATCCTTTGGGCTCAGGGTGAGAGCGACAGCGAGCTGTCCAGTGAGCAATACCGTCGCCATCTGAGTGAGCTCATCGCGAACGTAGATCGCGCCTTGGAAAGGGGCTTATCCGTCCCGTGGTTGGTAGCGGTCAGCACGCAGAAGGGGAATCAGTCGTTTCATGCGGTCAGGCGGGCGCAGGAATCGGTCATAGCGAGTGGGGCGGCGCTACCGGGGCCCGATACCGATTCGCTTGGGCGGGAATTCAGAGCACGGGACGGAACTCATTTTAATCAGGAAGGAACCATCAGGCTGGCCTCACTTTGGACGACATCGATTTGGGAAAACCTTTTTAGGGAAACGATGGCACCGGAAAAACCCGGAGCGGAGGGTTCGCCGGGTGAAATATAG
- the tnpC gene encoding IS66 family transposase, translated as MATVNPPTDLQEDDEAQVLRLECERLEQENHVLGTELKALNAEMAYMQRQLEALKRKLFGQSRGEQVSEAQLNLALDEMERERAQQEEVPKEVIGYARRRPQAEESQARLPEDLETITEEIIPEEVRAEPEAYERIGEEVTEELDVQPMKVIRRRIVRPKFKRKGQAAAAPFIAPLPARVIPGGLPAAGLIAFLLVAKYVDHLPLYRLEKSFKQRFGVKLPRQRLCDWTGYAIENWLLIIYHSIRQGLIGGDYLQIDETPIRYLDPDRKGQSSRGYLWVYGHPGGDLCFDWSLGRGKAAAEAIVCEFTGLLQSDGYQVYDRVSEGREITQLGCWAHARRRFYDAYQAGESGAAHYLVLIRDLYAIEASLPAEASVAQVAEIRAERSVPVLAQIRQSLDEDIDTHMPRTAIADAIGYARSQWSKLTAYVQHGQTRIDNNLTEQAIRPTKLGAKNWLFIGHPGAGKRAAIIYTILECCRRHNVEPLAYLNDVLHRLPGMTNHQVAAAKLTPRDWKPAA; from the coding sequence GTGGCGACAGTTAATCCACCAACCGATCTTCAGGAGGATGATGAGGCGCAGGTTCTGCGTCTTGAATGCGAACGACTGGAGCAAGAAAACCATGTATTAGGCACGGAGCTAAAGGCGCTCAATGCGGAGATGGCTTACATGCAGCGCCAGTTGGAGGCCCTGAAACGCAAGCTGTTCGGACAGTCGCGGGGTGAGCAGGTCAGCGAGGCGCAGTTGAACTTGGCTCTCGACGAGATGGAGCGGGAACGCGCGCAGCAGGAGGAGGTGCCCAAGGAGGTGATTGGCTACGCCCGCCGTCGACCTCAGGCGGAGGAGTCGCAGGCCCGACTGCCCGAAGACCTGGAGACGATCACCGAGGAAATCATCCCGGAGGAGGTGCGGGCCGAACCGGAGGCCTACGAGCGCATCGGTGAAGAAGTGACCGAAGAACTCGATGTCCAGCCGATGAAGGTGATCCGTCGCCGGATCGTGCGACCGAAGTTTAAACGCAAGGGGCAAGCCGCAGCGGCGCCCTTCATTGCGCCGCTACCGGCCCGGGTGATCCCGGGCGGACTACCCGCCGCCGGTTTGATCGCGTTCCTCTTGGTGGCCAAATATGTGGACCACCTTCCTCTCTACCGATTGGAGAAAAGCTTCAAGCAACGCTTCGGCGTGAAGCTACCGCGTCAGCGCCTGTGCGACTGGACCGGATACGCCATCGAGAACTGGCTGTTAATCATCTACCACTCGATCCGGCAGGGATTGATCGGAGGCGACTACTTGCAGATCGATGAGACGCCGATCCGTTATCTTGACCCGGATCGCAAAGGACAAAGTAGCCGCGGTTACCTCTGGGTTTATGGACATCCAGGAGGAGACCTGTGCTTTGATTGGTCGCTGGGCCGGGGTAAAGCCGCGGCCGAGGCCATCGTGTGCGAGTTTACCGGTCTGCTGCAAAGCGACGGCTACCAAGTCTACGACCGGGTGAGCGAGGGTCGCGAGATCACGCAACTCGGATGCTGGGCGCACGCGCGTCGACGGTTCTACGACGCCTACCAAGCCGGTGAATCCGGGGCGGCGCATTACTTGGTGCTCATCCGCGATCTCTACGCGATCGAAGCGTCATTGCCGGCCGAGGCGAGCGTGGCGCAGGTCGCGGAGATCCGGGCCGAACGCAGTGTGCCAGTCCTCGCACAGATCAGGCAGTCATTGGACGAAGATATCGACACGCACATGCCCAGAACCGCCATCGCTGATGCCATCGGTTACGCCCGATCCCAGTGGAGCAAGCTGACCGCATACGTGCAGCACGGGCAAACGCGCATCGACAACAACCTCACCGAACAAGCCATCCGCCCCACCAAACTCGGGGCCAAGAACTGGTTGTTCATTGGGCACCCCGGTGCGGGCAAGCGCGCTGCGATCATCTACACCATCCTCGAATGCTGCCGCCGCCATAACGTCGAACCTCTCGCTTACCTCAACGACGTGCTCCATCGCCTGCCCGGCATGACCAATCACCAAGTCGCTGCCGCCAAACTTACCCCGCGCGACTGGAAACCCGCGGCCTGA